Below is a genomic region from Virgibacillus dokdonensis.
TTTCCTACACCGTAGGATCCTCCTGTCCAACCAGTATTAACGAGGAAGACATTTGATTGATAGGCGTCAATTTTCTCCCCCAGCATAGCGGCATATTTAGATGGTGCTAACGGGAGGAACGGAGAACCGAAACAAGCTGAAAAGGTCGCCTGTGGTTCTGTTACACCTCTTTCTGTACCTGCTAGTTTACTCGTATAGCCACTTAGAAAGTGATACATAGCCTGTTCTTTTGTTAATTTACTAATTGGAGGCAATGTTCCGGACGCATCTGCAGTTAGAAAAATAATTGTATTTGGGTGTCCTGCCATACTAGGAATTGCAATATTATCCATGTTCTCTAACGGATATGCTGCGCGTGTGTTTTCTGTTAAGATTGTGTTATCATAATCAGGAATTCTAGATTGTTCATCCAATACGACGTTTTCTAATACTGTACCAAATTTAATGGCATCATAAATTTGTGGTTCCTTTTCCTGCGATAGATTGATACATTTAGCGTAACATCCGCCCTCTATATTAAATACACCATTAGGCCCCCAACCGTGCTCATCATCACCAATTAGACGACGATATGGGTCAGCGGATAACGTAGTTTTTCCTGTTCCTGACAAACCAAAAAATAAGGCAACGTCACCTTCATTACCTACGTTAGCAGAGCAATGCATCGATAATACATTACGTTGTGGCAATAAATAGTTCATAACGGAAAAAATAGATTTTTTAATTTCACCAGCATACTCGGTTCCGCCTATTAATACAATACGTTGTTTAAATGATACAAGAATAAATGCTTCTGAATTTGTACCGTCTACTTTTGGGTTAGCTTTAAATGTTGGTGCAGATATAACAGTAAATTCTGGCTGATGCTTTTCTAGTTCTTCCTTCGTAGGTGTGATAAATAATTGTCTGGCAAAGAGATTGTGCCATGCATATTCATTAATCACTTGCAAAGGAAGACGGTATTCATGGTCTGCTCCAGCATATCCTTTAAAATGAAAGATTTCCGACTTGTTTTTTAAATAGGCAACGACTTTTTGATAAAGCTTATTGAAAGTCTCTTCGCTAACAGAACGATTTACCGTTCCCCAATCAACATACTTTTCGCTCATTTCATCTTTTACAATAAATTTATCTTTAGGAGAGCGACCAGTATAAGCTCCTGTTTCAGATTGAACAGCTCCAGTTGCTGATAACTTTCCTTCTTTTCTAGCTAAAATTTTTTCTACAAGTTGTGGTACAGATAAATTCGACAACAAATAAGGATGTGCATATAATTCGGTTACAAATGATTTTTCTACCGTTTTCATTAAAAATACCTGCCTTTTAACTCAAATTTATTCATGTTCATGTGTTTAATCTGTAAATAGTATAACACATTTATTCAAATAGTCCATACTAAATATGATAAAATATAAAAAATTAAAGAAGAATTAGTATGCCTCTCTGGTGTTTCTTATACTATAGGAAAGTATAAATTTTTAGGGTTTATATAATAAAAGAAAACAAAGGCTTTCTTCATAAGACTGGGTGACGAGCTAAGTTTTTCTAATAGTATGTGGGTAAAGTGATTGAAAATACACCCAAATTAATTGACAGGAACCTACTATTTAGGTAAGCTGAATTGCGAACGGATCTCTTATTCAGAGTTGGTGGAGGGACAGTCCCTAAGAAACCCAGCAACCATCACACATTTGTGAAAAGGTGCTAACCTGATGCAAGGTCATACGAAACCTTGAACAATAAGAGCGAAAGGATCGCTATTCCCTTTCCTCATGATAAGCAGGAAGGGATTTTTTATACTGTAGAAAAGTATAAAATTAGGGCTTATAGTATAAGGAAGACTACCGCTTTCGCCATAGGAA
It encodes:
- the pckA gene encoding phosphoenolpyruvate carboxykinase (ATP), with the translated sequence MKTVEKSFVTELYAHPYLLSNLSVPQLVEKILARKEGKLSATGAVQSETGAYTGRSPKDKFIVKDEMSEKYVDWGTVNRSVSEETFNKLYQKVVAYLKNKSEIFHFKGYAGADHEYRLPLQVINEYAWHNLFARQLFITPTKEELEKHQPEFTVISAPTFKANPKVDGTNSEAFILVSFKQRIVLIGGTEYAGEIKKSIFSVMNYLLPQRNVLSMHCSANVGNEGDVALFFGLSGTGKTTLSADPYRRLIGDDEHGWGPNGVFNIEGGCYAKCINLSQEKEPQIYDAIKFGTVLENVVLDEQSRIPDYDNTILTENTRAAYPLENMDNIAIPSMAGHPNTIIFLTADASGTLPPISKLTKEQAMYHFLSGYTSKLAGTERGVTEPQATFSACFGSPFLPLAPSKYAAMLGEKIDAYQSNVFLVNTGWTGGSYGVGKRMKLSYTRAMIHAALEGELHGVETTKDQVFGLEIPMHVPGVPDEVLIPKNTWQDKAAYDQTAKQLAMKFHENFKQFTEAREDIANAGPIFKG